A single window of Agromyces aureus DNA harbors:
- a CDS encoding formylglycine-generating enzyme family protein, protein MVLIPGGTFRMGSEEFYPDERPVHDRAVADFWIDPFQVTNEEYARFVDETGYVTVAERELDPKDFPGADPADLVPGAMVFTPTAGPVDLRNWRNWWRWQPGAYWRQPFGPGSGIDDRLRHPVVHIAFEDATAYATWAGKRLPTEAEHEYAARGGLDGARFAWGEEPYPGGVAQANSWLGRFPYDNQGVGGTAEVGSYPANGYGLFDMIGNTWEWTSDFYTPRHLQLSDSPVDAGKRENLLAAASAQEGFAEIPRRVLKGGSHLCSPDYCLRFRPAARSPQAEDTGMSHIGFRCVRDA, encoded by the coding sequence ATGGTGCTCATCCCCGGCGGAACGTTCCGCATGGGCAGCGAGGAGTTCTACCCAGACGAGCGCCCGGTGCACGATCGGGCCGTCGCCGACTTCTGGATCGACCCGTTCCAGGTGACGAACGAGGAGTACGCGCGCTTCGTCGACGAGACCGGGTACGTCACCGTCGCCGAGCGCGAGCTCGACCCGAAGGACTTCCCGGGCGCCGACCCCGCCGACCTCGTGCCCGGCGCTATGGTCTTCACGCCGACCGCCGGGCCCGTCGACCTGCGCAACTGGCGCAACTGGTGGCGCTGGCAGCCGGGTGCCTACTGGCGGCAGCCGTTCGGACCCGGGTCGGGCATCGACGACCGGCTGCGGCATCCGGTCGTGCACATCGCGTTCGAGGATGCCACGGCCTACGCGACGTGGGCCGGCAAACGTCTGCCCACCGAGGCCGAGCACGAGTACGCGGCGCGCGGCGGTCTCGACGGCGCGCGGTTCGCGTGGGGCGAGGAGCCGTACCCCGGCGGGGTCGCGCAGGCGAATTCCTGGCTCGGGCGGTTCCCGTACGACAACCAGGGCGTCGGCGGCACGGCCGAGGTCGGCTCGTATCCGGCGAACGGCTACGGCCTCTTCGACATGATCGGCAACACGTGGGAGTGGACGAGCGACTTCTACACGCCGCGGCACCTGCAGCTCTCCGACTCCCCCGTCGACGCCGGCAAGCGCGAGAACCTGCTCGCCGCCGCGAGTGCGCAAGAGGGCTTCGCCGAGATCCCCCGCCGCGTGCTCAAGGGCGGCTCGCACCTCTGCTCGCCCGACTACTGCCTGCGCTTCCGCCCCGCGGCGCGATCACCGCAGGCTGAGGACACGGGCATGTCGCACATCGGGTTCCGCTGCGTCCGCGACGCGTGA